One region of Wyeomyia smithii strain HCP4-BCI-WySm-NY-G18 chromosome 3, ASM2978416v1, whole genome shotgun sequence genomic DNA includes:
- the LOC129731667 gene encoding uncharacterized protein LOC129731667: MSVVQSNISTTIRSFNISDDIRIEVKKFRTDAGIDEIDIEEDEDDISVIQKIHKTFSDPSEVEFDSDTLKSIISRLDEIEKKLENIIYMNAQADSLNAVHMNGLINRQLVAAAGSLTPGGSASALTLAQPGSPQMGVEPMVQDDMIDDIRLGMSLDESELIGEFVEHDELKLVEFPINRIDDLRELEESITSDQESFVSFANFLGATVQKHNRNLEPILRDFVTESLINELGFAEAEINMMSFYIFNQLLYDIWKTDYSTMNDYRNQLRKIASKIQNRNRPTRRQK, from the exons ATGAGTGTTGTACAGTCTAATATTTCCACTACGATCCGCAGTTTCAACATTTCGGACGACATCCGGATTGAAGTGAAAAAATTTCGAACAGATGCTGGAATCGACGAGATTGATATCGAGGAAGACGAAGACGATATAT CCGTCAttcaaaaaatacataaaacctTCTCCGATCCTAGTGAAGTCGAGTTCGATTCCGATACACTAAAGTCCATCATCTCTAGGCTGGATGAGATTGAAAAGAAACTGGAGAACATAATCTATATGAACGCTCAGGCCGACAGCTTGAATGCGGTACACATGAATGGTCTGATCAATCGCCAACTTGTAGCCGCGGCCGGTTCTCTCACCCCAGGTGGTTCTGCGTCAGCTTTGACACTAGCTCAACCCGGATCTCCGCAGATGGGGGTGGAACCGATGGTTCAAGATGACATGATTGACGATATACGCCTCGGAATGAGTCTGGACGAAAGTGAACTGATCGGAGAGTTTGTAGAGCATGATGAGCTGAAATTGGTGGAATTTCCTATCAATCGGATTGATGATCTGAGGGAACTGGAAGAGTCAATCACTAGTGATCAGGAatcgtttgtttcattt GCGAATTTTCTGGGTGCAACCGTCCAAAAGCACAATCGCAACCTGGAACCGATTCTGCGCGATTTTGTAACCGAGAGCCTAATTAACGAGCTCGGGTTTGCGGAAGCTGAAATCAACATGATGTCATTTTACATCTTCAATCAACTGTTGTATG ACATTTGGAAAACAGATTACTCAACTATGAACGATTACCGAAATCAACTGCGAAAAATCGCGAGTAAAATCCAAAATCGTAACCGACCTACAAGAAGACAAAAATGA
- the LOC129731665 gene encoding probable proline--tRNA ligase, mitochondrial, with protein sequence MPVIHRLSKIFQPTLVVPKNAIIKHQDVTSKSQRLMLEQGLIRQAGNGTFYILPLLQRSLQKTVTLVDYHMQRYAVAEKLTLPTLTSADLWRKSGRFESAGPELMKTTDRHEKVQILGPTHEESITALLASISPISYRQFPLRLYQITTKFRDEMKPRFGLMRAKEFLMKDLYTFDVGTKQAQETYEVVDEAYRKFFDTLGVPYVKVSGDSGLMGGSTSHEYHFLSEVGEDQLIHCNACGISFNQEKLDPNGQCANCRSDKFTRQTGIEIAHAFILEDKYSKTLGAKFLDQTGKPSVLQMGCYGIGITRLIAASIEVLSSAQDIRWPLAIAPFKVCLIPPKKGSKEEAVAGPWLENILEEMNRLPALQSDVVVDDRTSMTIGKRLIDARKTGFPVIVVVSGKSAHRGHESFEVFNTLKGTQADLDFNETLAEVKRICDC encoded by the exons ATGCCGGTAATACATAGGCTGTCGAAAATATTTCAACCAACTTTGGTTGTGCCAAAAAATGCGATAATTAAGCATCAAGATGTTACATCCAAAAGCCAACGG CTGATGCTCGAGCAGGGACTAATTCGGCAAGCCGGTAACGGTACGTTTTACATCCTTCCATTGCTGCAAAGGTCGCTTCAGAAAACGGTCACACTGGTAGACTATCACATGCAAAGGTACGCAGTAGCGGAGAAACTTACTCTACCCACACTAACGTCTGCTGATCTTTGGCGCAAAAGTGGCCGCTTCGAATCAGCAGGTCCAGAACTAATGAAAACTACTGATCGCCACGAGAAAGTCCAGATTTTGGGACCA ACTCACGAGGAAAGTATCACTGCTCTGCTCGCATCTATTTCACCGATATCCTATCGACAATTTCCGCTGCGTTTGTATCAGATAACCACAAAATTCAGGGACGAAATGAAACCCCGCTTTGGGTTGATGCGAGCAAAAGAGTTCTTAATGAAAGATTTGTATACGTTTGACGTTGGTACTAAACAAGCGCAGGAAACCTACGAGGTTGTTGACGAAGCATACCGGAAGTTTTTCGACACGTTGGGAGTGCCTTATGTAAAGGTAAGTGGAGACTCAGGCCTTATGGGTGGTTCTACTTCGCATGAGTATCATTTTCTCAGCGAGGTCGGAGAAGATCAACTAATACACTGTAATGCCTGCGGAATAAGTTTCAATCAAGAAAAACTAGACCCGAATGGTCAATGTGCAAACTGTCGAAGTGACAAATTTACCCGACAAACAGGTATTGAAATTGCGCATGCCTTTATTCTAGAGGACAAATACAGCAAAACTCTTGGGGCCAAGTTTTTGGATCAAACTGGTAAACCGTCCGTGCTTCAAATGGGATGTTATGGCATTGGAATCACCCGATTGATCGCTGCAAGTATTGAAGTATTATCAAGCGCGCAAGACATACGATGGCCACTTGCGATTGCTCCGTTTAAAGTTTGTCTGATACCACCCAAGAAGGGCAGCAAAGAAGAGGCAGTGGCTGGACCGTGGCTAGAAAATATTCTAGAAGAAATGAATCGGTTACCTGCGCTACAATCGGACGTAGTTGTTGATGATCGTACTAGTATGACCATCGGTAAACGACTAATTGATGCCCGGAAAACTGGTTTTCCGGTAATTGTAGTTGTTAGTGGGAAGTCCGCCCATCGTGGACACGAATCGTTCGAGGTTTTCAATACGCTGAAGGGGACGCAAGCGGATttagatttcaatgaaactttggcAGAGGTTAAAAGGATTTgtgattgttga
- the LOC129731666 gene encoding protein ARV1, which yields MSNSANKISCPNGIYKPLVDFISFILDSFNSAMKSLFHRYFATLQTNNNQQLVCVNCGSSVSELFRKLSPTVLKITECSNCNNPADKYIEFEVLIILIDLILLTKPAYRHILYNSNCKNLWKIGIILVLLEAYCLWTEAFSRFTNVRYRSDQTDPFLAEKGFYVSSIHILIGTVLLYTFLYLLTKILHRNSAASDETDKCYPIILLHGVILASIDKFFFIPIIIWKQNVSESSMAIHISLVVAYFVISLTQIHSVITRNCSRKKSAVIVLLAFVIKTFFLTQISVLLKSVM from the exons ATGTCAAATTCAGCAAACAAAATCAGCTGTCCAAACGGGATTTACAAACCGCTAGTTGACTTCATCAGCTTCATATTAGATTCTTTTAACAGTGCAATGAAATCATTGTTCCATCGATACTTTGCTACCCTGCAAACAAATAACAACCAACAGCTTGTTTGCGTCAACTGCGGTAGTTCCGTGTCGGAGCTTTTTAGGAAACTCAGCCCAACGGTGTTGAAAATTACTGAATGC AGCAATTGTAACAACCCAGCCGATAAGTACATTGAGTTTGAGGTCTTGATAATCCTAATCGATCTTATCTTGTTGACTAAGCCAGCCTACAGACATATACTGTACAATTCGAACTGTAAGAACCTATGGAAGATAGGCATCATTCTTGTTTTGCTAGAAGCGTACTGCCTTTGGACTGAAGCATTCAGCCGGTTTACTAACGTAAGGTACCGATCGGATCAAACCGATCCCTTCCTAGCAGAGAAAGGATTTTACGTTTCATCTATACACATTTTAATAG gaaCGGTTCTGCTATATACGTTTCTGTATTTGCTGACAAAAATCTTACACCGAAATAGTGCTGCTTCGGACGAAACTGATAAATGCTACCCGATTATTTTGCTGCACGGTGTCATTCTAGCAAGTATTGACAAATTTTTCTTCATTCCTATCATTATCTGGAAACAGAATGTCTCCGAATCGAGTATGGCAATCCATATTTCTCTAGTGGTTGCATATTTTGTGATTTCACTCACTCAGATTCATTCGGTAATCACACGCAATTGTTCCCGGAAGAAATCGGCTGTCATCGTTTTGTTGGCGTTCGTTATAAAAACTTTCTTTTTAACGCAAATTAGTGTACTGCTTAAAAGCGTCATGTAA
- the LOC129728440 gene encoding leucine-rich repeat protein 1: protein MKLVCETCVVNRTVPSTKRTFQKTVLAIGKNSDKKSDETVIMLITNSNKSGTKYNIKKNISKIFTRFLSEGKVTISFHIPEHDVQIKSEVVQLTGFLKVLKTVLTGGQATGDGSPAPSIKLPCLTVANTKTAILSSTKVLATKCVIKSRGDYPLKGFSRNLVSLTISEIKLCRFDTQILLLKNLRILNLSKNCLEKLPNGLGQLGLTDLDLSVNALQNDKWDWLKNPVIQSSLQSLNISENNLTYFPTNLIYTRALVRIDLQSNHIQKLPFAVWRMSQLRFLNLAKNQLTAVPEFMSRMKLDQVDLSENKLAPDLLTVPDLRIANVVGQVPALWEMAARVVVARKVPYTVGMIPFLLVDIMNRTPICGCGTLCFTAKVYERAKVIRLNCQHLILNSNHVLYADSVFCSQRCSARQ, encoded by the coding sequence ATGAAACTCGTTTGTGAAACATGTGTTGTTAACCGCACGGTACCGTCTACGAAGCGTACATTCCAAAAAACTGTTTTAGCTATCggcaaaaacagcgacaaaaAATCTGATGAAACGGTTATCATGCTGATAACAAATTCCAATAAAAGCGGCACCAAGTACAACATAAAGAAAAACATCAGTAAGATTTTCACCCGCTTCCTATCGGAAGGAAAGGTTACCATCTCGTTCCACATTCCTGAGCATGATGTTCAAATAAAGAGCGAAGTTGTCCAACTGACCGGATTCCTGAAGGTGTTGAAGACGGTACTAACAGGAGGACAGGCAACAGGCGATGGTTCTCCAGCGCCATCTATCAAGCTACCCTGTCTAACGGTGGCTAACACAAAAACTGCAATTCTGTCTTCAACCAAAGTACTTGCCACTAAATGTGTAATCAAAAGCAGAGGCGACTACCCGTTGAAAGGGTTCTCTCGTAATTTAGTGAGTCTAACTATATCTGAAATTAAGCTATGCCGTTTTGATACACAAATTTTGCTGTTGAAAAATCTACGCATCCTCAATTTGTCAAAAAATTGCTTAGAAAAACTGCCGAATGGACTTGGCCAGCTAGGACTTACCGATTTGGACTTATCAGTAAACGCTCTTCAAAACGATAAGTGGGATTGGCTGAAGAATCCTGTTATCCAATCTAGTCTTCAGAGCTTGAACATTTCCGAGAACAATCTAACCTACTTCCCAACCAACCTCATATACACACGTGCACTCGTCCGGATCGATCTGCAGTCGAATCACATTCAGAAGCTCCCATTTGCTGTATGGAGAATGTCACAGCTACGTTTCCTCAATTTGGCGAAAAATCAACTAACAGCCGTACCGGAATTTATGAGTCGCATGAAGCTGGACCAAGTGGATCTGTCGGAGAACAAACTCGCACCAGACTTGTTGACAGTGCCGGACCTGAGAATCGCGAACGTAGTCGGTCAAGTGCCCGCCTTGTGGGAAATGGCCGCCCGGGTTGTCGTAGCACGTAAGGTACCCTACACGGTTGGAATGATTCCGTTTCTGCTGGTGGACATCATGAACCGAACACCGATCTGTGGCTGTGGAACACTCTGTTTCACCGCAAAAGTTTACGAACGAGCCAAAGTGATAAGACTCAACTGTCAGCATTTAATTCTAAACAGCAATCACGTTCTTTATGCTGACAGTGTATTTTGCAGTCAGCGATGCAGCGCGAGGCAATAA
- the LOC129730319 gene encoding V-type proton ATPase subunit e 2-like: MGASALPIIIFSAIFGVIGIVLPIIAPKGPNRGIVQCVLILTAVTCWLFWLCCYMAQMNPLIGPKLHQNTILIMAREWGNPLPDMDGWTPEHTDH; the protein is encoded by the exons ATGGGGGCCTCCGCGCTACCGATTATTATtttttcggccatttttggcgtGATTGGCATTGTTTTGCCAATCATTGCGCCAAAGGGACCGAACAGAGG AATTGTTCAATGTGTCCTGATATTGACGGCAGTCACATGCTGGTTATT CTGGCTATGCTGTTATATGGCTCAAATGAATCCACTTATTGGCCCTAAACTCCACCAGAACACTATACTCATCATGGCACGGGAATGGGGCAATCCGCTTCCAGATATGGATGGCTGGACACCAGAGCACACGGACCATTAA
- the LOC129730318 gene encoding sodium-independent sulfate anion transporter: protein MMGLTQVEKIIPGARWLRGYNAQYAVADLIAGITVGLTVLPQGLAYATLAGLEPQYGLYSAFVGGVVYALLGGCREVTIGPTALLALMTSRHTGYGGNSGPQFAILLCFLAGIVELLMAVLRLGALVDLISLPVTVGFTSATALIIGASQLKALLGIRGGSGAGFTETISTVVQNIGNAHIPDSILGFSSIAILLLLRKLKDIKTPPQASRGRKTFGMVLWLIATARNALLVLVTSLLAFYYDRNGSRPFALTGTIRSGIPGFHLPPFTTQIPAANNTVTDLDFLQMASELGLNIALVPVIAVLGNVAISKAFGGSGINPTKELVALSLSNIFGAFFSSIPVTGSFSRSAVNHASGVKTPIGGIYTGALVLLALGLLTPYFQFIPKAALSAVIISAVIFMIEYEVIRPLWRCNKRELIPGAITFVLSLVIGVELGLLAGVLADLAFVVYRTARPVLSVDVASTVTDIQYIIIRPRHSLLYFPAVEWVRNGISKAIKTHGNVPVVLDCRIVHELDYTAATGLGALRKELDLKKIPLIVLGASDAMRIILRETIKSSMLEASNEVELERVLQELGSESSKGELREVVTPLLTPTDDQPQPEATEDSAQRKKGRI from the exons ATGATGGGTCTAACACAGGTGGAGAAAATTATTCCCGGTGCTCGATGGCTTAGAGGATACAACGCGCAGTATGCAGTAGCTGATTTGATAGCCGGTATCACCGTTGGATTGACGGTGCTGCCTCAGGGTTTGGCTTACGCTACGCTTGCTGGATTAGAACCGCAG tatGGTCTATATTCGGCTTTCGTAGGTGGAGTGGTCTATGCACTGTTGGGTGGTTGTCGGGAAGTAACTATCGGACCAACAGCTCTGCTCGCGCTAATGACCAGTCGTCACACTGGCTATGGTGGGAACTCTGGACCACAATTTGCCATCTTGTTATGCTTTCTGGCAGGAATCGTAGAGCTGTTAATGGCAGTTTTACGGTTAGGAGCGCTGGTTGATCTCATCTCGCTACCTGTGACGGTTGGATTTACCTCAGCAACAGCACTTATTATAGGAGCATCACAGCTGAAAGCTCTTTTGGGTATCCGTGGAGGTTCCGGCGCTGGGTTTACCGAAACCATCTCAACCGTGGTTCAAAACATTGGAAATGCGCATATTCCGGACAGCATATTAGGCTTCAGCTCTATCGCGATTTTACTGTTATTAAGA aaactaaaaGATATTAAAACTCCTCCTCAGGCCAGTCGAGGACGAAAAACGTTTGGTATGGTCCTATGGCTGATCGCGACGGCCAGAAATGCCTTACTGGTGCTGGTTACTAGTTTGCTCGCTTTCTATTACGATCGCAACGGCTCGCGTCCATTTGCTCTAACCGGTACCATTCGAAGTGGGATACCTGGATTCCATTTACCACCTTTCACTACTCAGATTCCCGCTGCCAACAACACGGTCACGGACTTGGATTTTCTCCAAATGGCGTCTGAGTTAGGTCTCAATATTGCTCTGGTTCCGGTAATAGCCGTGTTGGGCAACGTTGCCATTTCCAAGGCCTTCGGAGGAAGTGGTATCAATCCGACGAAAGAGTTAGTGGCCTTGTCTCTTAGCAATATTTTCGGAGCGTTTTTTAGCTCCATTCCCGTTACTGGTTCATTCTCGCGAAGTGCTGTGAATCATGCCAGTGGTGTGAAAACTCCAATTGGTGGTATCTACACTGGTGCTTTAGTATTACTCGCCCTCGGACTGCTAACCCCTTATTTCCAGTTCATTCCGAAGGCCGCACTAAGTGCGGTCATCATATCCGCGGTAATCTTTATGATCGAGTATGAAGTTATACGACCGCTTTGGCGCTGTAACAAGCGAGAGCTAATTCCTGGTGCTATTACATTTGTGTTGAGCTTGGTTATTGGCGTGGAACTAGGACTGCTGGCAGGAGTGCTGGCCGATCTAGCGTTTGTAGTATATCGAACTGCACGACCAGTATTAAGTGTAGATGTTGCATCAACTGTTACCGATATTCAATACATCATCATTCGACCAAGGCACAGTCTACTGTACTTCCCAGCGGTCGAGTGGGTGCGAAACGGTATCTCTAAAGCGATAAAAACTCATGGCAACGTTCCTGTGGTCCTGGATTGCCGAATTGTTCACG AACTCGATTACACGGCGGCTACAGGCTTAGGGGCGCTGCGGAAGGAGCTCGATCTCAAGAAAATTCCCCTGATTGTCCTGGGAGCATCCGACGCGATGCGAATAATTTTGCGTGAAACAATCAAAAGTTCCATGCTGGAGGCCAGCAATGAAGTCGAATTGGAGAGAGTACTGCAAGAGTTAGGTAGCGAGAGCAGCAAGGGTGAACTTCGAGAAGTTGTCACTCCCTTATTAACGCCAACGGACGATCAGCCTCAGCCCGAGGCTACCGAAGATTCCGCCCAACGCAAAAAAGGTCGGATATGA
- the LOC129732147 gene encoding phosphate carrier protein, mitochondrial-like: protein MFAGLLDAARNSPFKTPFSRVQCDPGTDRALVPSGDQRIQAAATREVEFASNEFYALCAVGGILSCGITHTAVVPLDLVKCRLQVDQAKYKNLFHGFKVTVAEEGARGLAKGWAPTFFGYSAQGAFKFGLYEVFKVQYANLIGEENAYLYRTWLYLAASASAEFFADIALAPLEAAKVKIQTTPGYANTMRQAMPKMMAEEGITAFYKGLVPLWCRQIPYTMMKFACFERTVELLYKHVVPKPRADCSKGEQLVVTFAAGYIAGVFCAIVSHPADVVVSKLNQAKGSSAVDVAKKLGFMGMWHGLTPRIIMIGTLTALQWFIYDGVKVALSIPRPPPPEMPESLKKKLGVE from the exons ATGTTTGCTGGTTTATTGGACGCTGCCCGTAATTCACCTTTCAAAACTCCGTTCAGTCGGGTACAGTGTGATCCCGGCACCGATCGGGCACTAGTGCCGTCCGGTGACCAAAGGATCCAGGCTGCTGCCACTCGAGAGGTGGAGTTTGCTTCCAATGAGTTCTACGCTCTGTGCGCGGTCGGTGGTATTTTATCGTGCGGTATTACGCACACAGCGGTAGTGCCACTAGATTTGGTCAAATGTCGGCTGCAAGTCGATCAGGCCAAATACAAGAATTTGTTTCACGGGTTTAAAGTAACCGTTGCAGAGGAAGGTGCCCGTGGTCTTGCCAAAGGATGGGCTCCGACGTTCTTCGGATATTCGGCGCAG GGTGCTTTCAAGTTCGGTCTGTACGAAGTATTCAAGGTGCAGTACGCCAACCTAATCGGTGAGGAGAATGCCTACCTGTACCGAACTTGGCTGTATCTGGCCGCTTCGGCGTCGGCTGAGTTCTTCGCCGATATTGCTCTGGCCCCGCTGGAGGCAGCTAAGGTAAAGATCCAAACCACCCCCGGATACGCCAACACGATGCGTCAAGCGATGCCCAAGATGATGGCCGAAGAAGGTATTACCGCGTTCTACAAGGGTCTGGTTCCGCTCTGGTGTCGACAGATTCCGTACACCATGATGAAGTTCGCCTGCTTCGAGCGCACTGTCGAGTTGTTGTACAA ACACGTGGTACCAAAACCACGCGCTGACTGCAGTAAAGGCGAACAGCTGGTTGTCACATTCGCTGCTGGTTATATCGCCGGAGTGTTCTGCGCCATCGTGTCCCATCCGGCTGATGTTGTTGTGTCTAAGTTGAACCAAGCTAAGGGTTCCAGCGCAGTCGATGTGGCTAAGAAACTTGGTTTCATGGGAATGTGGCATGGATTGACGCCGCGTATTATTATGATCGGTACACTGACTGCGCTGCAGTGGTTCATCTACGATGGTGTTAAGGTGGCTCTGTCGATCCCGCGTCCGCCACCTCCAGAGATGCCTGAATCACTGAAAAAGAAACTCGGAGTCGAATAG
- the LOC129732146 gene encoding phosphate carrier protein, mitochondrial-like, with translation MFSALLDAARNSPFKTPFSRVQCDAGAGDGKSLVSGRSIAAAATDEVEFGSTKFFLLCGVGGIISCGSTHTFVVPLDLVKCRLQVDQAKYKNLFNGFKVSVAEEGTRGLVKGWAPTFFGYSAQGAFKFGLYEVFKVQYANVLGEENAYLYRTWLYLAASASAEFFADIALSPFEAAKVKIQTTPGFANTMREAMPKMMGDEGIAAFYKGLVPLWCRQIPYTMMKFACFEKTVELLYRYVVPKPRDQCSKGEQLLVTFAAGYIAGVFCAIVSHPADVVVSKLNQAKGSSAFDVAKQLGFMGMWNGLMPRIIMIGTLTALQWFIYDGVKVALSIPRPPPPEMPESLKKKLGVQ, from the exons ATGTTTTCCGCACTGTTGGACGCCGCTCGCAATTCCCCCTTCAAAACCCCCTTTAGCCGGGTTCAGTGTGATGCTGGTGCCGGTGATGGCAAATCACTGGTGTCAGGTCGATCGATTGCAGCCGCTGCCACCGATGAGGTCGAGTTCGGTTCGACCAAATTCTTCCTGCTGTGCGGTGTTGGCGGTATCATCTCGTGCGGTTCGACGCACACTTTCGTCGTGCCGTTGGACTTGGTCAAGTGTCGTCTGCAGGTCGACCAGGCCAAATACAAGAACCTGTTCAATGGCTTCAAGGTGTCGGTTGCTGAAGAAGGTACCCGCGGTCTGGTGAAGGGATGGGCACCGACTTTCTTCGGTTACTCAGCACAG GGAGCCTTCAAGTTCGGTCTGTACGAGGTGTTCAAGGTGCAGTACGCCAACGTACTGGGCGAAGAGAATGCCTACCTGTACCGCACCTGGCTGTACCTGGCCGCTTCGGCTTCCGCCGAGTTCTTCGCCGATATTGCCTTGTCACCGTTTGAGGCTGCCAAGGTAAAGATCCAGACTACACCTGGCTTTGCTAACACTATGCGGGAGGCAATGCCCAAGATGATGGGCGATGAGGGTATTGCTGCCTTCTACAAGGGTCTGGTTCCGCTCTGGTGCCGCCAAATCCCGTACACTATGATGAAGTTTGCCTGCTTCGAGAAGACCGTCGAATTGTTGTACCG TTATGTAGTACCGAAGCCACGTGACCAGTGCAGCAAGGGTGAACAGCTGTTGGTAACCTTCGCCGCTGGTTACATTGCTGGCGTGTTCTGTGCTATTGTGTCTCATCCGGCTGATGTGGTTGTGTCCAAGCTCAATCAAGCCAAGGGATCCAGTGCGTTCGATGTAGCCAAGCAGCTCGGATTCATGGGAATGTGGAATGGCTTGATGCCACGTATCATTATGATTGGTACTCTGACTGCTCTGCAGTGGTTCATCTATGACGGTGTCAAGGTGGCTCTGTCCATCCCACGTCCACCACCCCCAGAGATGCCTGAATCGCTGAAGAAAAAATTGGGCGTTCAGTAA